The Bdellovibrio sp. NC01 genome includes the window GCTGGACAACTGCAACTGAACGCCTATGAACCCGTCGAAGTTGTGGCTTTGCTGGAATCGCAAACGCTCTTACTAAATGGTGCCAATACATTTAACACGAAATGTATTTCGGGAATTACGGTGAACGAAAAAGTTCTGGAAAAAAATATTGAATCAACGGTTGGTATCGTCACAGCGCTGAACCCTATCATTGGCTACGAAAAATCAGCGGCCTTAGCTAAAGAGGCCTACAAAAGTGGTAAAGGTATATTAGAGATTATCCGCGAACAAAAAATTCTAAGTGAAGCACAAATCAAGGAGTTATTAGATCCAGCGAAACTGACGAACTTAAATAAAGAAAGTTATAAAAGATAACTACTCAAGAGCAGCTCACTCGACGTTGAGCTGCTCCACCATAAGCGCACTATGATCGCGTTTGCATGAAAAGTCCCAGACGATCCATTGTCTGCCAGTGTCCCGAGACCTTACCGTTCTTAATTTGATAGACGGTCTGACCAGCGAAGGTCAGCTTTTTCTTCGTGGCAGGAATGCCAGGCAAATCACCAAGCTGGGTGCCTTCTGCACTCCAAACAACTGCGACACGATCGCCTTCTTCGATAAGCTGAGAAACCGAAAACTTCAGATCAGGAAATGCTTTTCGCGAAAACTGCACACGTGTTTTGTATGTGTCTTTGTCGAGCGTCTTTCCTTCCCAGCCATCACCCGGATCACTAAAGATCGTGTACCATTCAGAAATCAGGTCATCGAATTTTTTAGGGTCGTCTTGATTCCACGCTTGGTACAAATTTTCTATGAGTTTCTTATTCATTTTATTTCTCACTTTCAAAAATGTTTCGGTGGCTTTCTTAAGCGGACACCAAATCTTCCACCCGTTTCCTGCATGAATTAATATTACCCGGGTATAATTCAAAAATCAATATTACCCGGGTAAAATATGCTCTAATGATCCAAAGACCTAAAAAGCCAAAGGAATTCAAAAGGCTACAAAGCCAGACGAATGAGACAGCCTGAAAATAATTTGATTGGAGATAAGGTGTAGAAACAAAAAAACCGCCTGATGGGCGGTTTTGATTTCGATAGAGCCAATTTTCTAAGTGAAAATTGGTAGGGAGTACAGGATTCGAACCTGCGACATCCACCTTGTAAGGGTGGCGCTCTACCAACTGAGCTAACTCCCTATCGTTGGAAGGACCCATGTGTAACAAGAGTCCTACCTTCTTTGCAATCTATTTTTTTACTTTTTTAATTTTTTGCATCTTGGATGCAAGTTTTTTGGGTCATTTGCGAGGAAACCTTAATGATTTGCATATGAACCATGTCATCAAGGTTTTGCTGATCCATCTCGCCCATAGATAGAACGATCATCGACTCTGTATAAACATTGCCTTGAAGTGGCGGCAATGGAGAATCAGAGCGTTTGAACGCTGTCAGGCTCAAGCGGTATGTTTTACCGTTCGATTTGCGAGTCATCTGTGCATAAACCAAGGCACCTTTGCCAAGGCCTTTCGTTCCAGTTTCTACGCCGACGCCTCTGCCGATTTCTTGGCAAGTTGAACCGTCGATTTGCGTAACCTTGATTTGGTTACGGCCGTTTTTCTGCTGAACGACTTTGAAGATGAAGTAAGAAGTGTAGTCTTCTTGTTCAACTTTCCAAGTTCCTTGGATGTCCAACCATGGGAATGGCTGAGCCAAGCTCCACGGCCAGTGAGTCCAACGATCATCACCAGCAGGCATTACGTGTTCTTCGTCAGCTTGTGAAGAAGAAGATGATGCTTGATAAGTTGAGTAAGCTTTAGCGGAGCTTACGTTCACAAAAATAAAAAGTGCTGCTAAAATGTGACGAAACATGAATCCCCCCTAGTGCTCGAAATGAACTCGAGCCGCTTTATTCATGTAGTATCCGTTTTTGGCTCTGAAAATATACTTTGGTTTTTCGTAATCAGGTTCAATCAACTTACGCAAACGTTTGATCGTCACGTAAATCTTATTGTCGTGAATAGCTGGATCATATGGTTGCTTCCAAACATTCTCGACCAAGAATTCCTTCGAATAAATTTGGCCTTGGTTCGTAACGAACAGGCGCAAAAGATCCAAAAGAATGAACTGATTTTTAAAGTCAATGCGACCGATTTTCTTTTCGATAACCGCGTGGTTTGCTTCATCGAAAATAAGATCGAAGTTAGATTGAGTTTCGCCGCCGATCTTGTCAGCCAAAGTTTTGGCCATACGAGCAGTTCTGCGGTGATTCTCTTGATCGATAGAGCGCAAAGCAAGAGTGATATAAGTTCTTGCCATGTCTTTATCGCCGATTTCGAAATAAGTGTCTGCCAAGGCACCCATCAAAACGTTGCTCATAACGACGTTACGAGTTTCGCGGATGATGTCGTAAGCACGCCACAAGATCTCAATCGTCTCGTCGTACTTTTTCATTTGTTTCAAGATGTCAGCGTTCAACAACAATGACGAAGCTTGAAGTTCTGGCATTTGGTAAACTTGGAAGAAGACCTGAAGATTGTAGATCTCTTTCAAAGCGTCAGACTGACGACCGATTTTTGGGTGAGAATAGCACATCGCAAGACCAAAGATCGCGTGGCAGATGTCTTCCTTGCTGTCAGAAGCAAGAGCGATAGCCAATGCTTTCTGCAAGTAATCCATCGCTGTATCCAATTGGCCTTTGTAAGAAGCGCACACTGCGAGTGTGTAGTAAGTCTTAGAGTTAAGCTCGAAGCCTTCTTTCAAAACCAAATCTTGGAGTTTTTCTTTGGTAGAGTTGATGTCTTCAAATTGCTCGCGCTCGGCAAAAATACGCAGCAACAAGTTCATGCACTTGAGGTATTGGGAGAAATTTTTCTCAGCGAAATAGCCGTCAGAAGCCTCGCGGAGGTGGTCTATTGCCGGACCAAATTCTCCACGATCGCTGTACAGCTTGCCGAGCTCAAAAGCGCGATCGAATTGATTCATAAGATATTAAAACTCCAAAACAAAATCTAAATTACTCGCAGGGGTTCGATTTCTGTCAGATTGTCAGGAATACGTCAACGTAAGACGCGGGCAGTTGCTTATTTAATGAGCAACATAGGAATCAATTTCAGTAATTTAATGAAAGCCCCTGCCAGAGAGGCTTTGCTGGGGTGAGTTATTCTAACTCCAGCTCAGAAAAATCGCGCCGAGGCCAACAGTTAGGGCGCCGATGATCTGCACTCTTGTTAAAGACTCTTTAAGAAAAAACGAAAACAGGATCGCAAAAAAGATCGAAGAGTTGCGCAGGGAAATCGCAAAACCCGGTGCTGAAACTTGCAGGCCGTACAAAAAAATCACGAACGACAAAAAAGAAAAAACACCGACAGCGAAAATTCCTTTCTTCTGTTCACGCCACACTTTCTTCACACGCGCACTTGGTTTTCTTCCAAGCGCTAGCAACAAGAACGGCCACGAGATCACCATCGCCACCGCAAATAAACTGCGTGGCTCGGCACCGTGATGAAGTGCTTTGTGATAACTTAAGTGATAACCGGCAATACAAACGGCACACACCCATGACCACGGAACCCGCTGCCACAGAGGCTTTTCAACAGGAACGCCTTGATCATCTGTATTTCGTGTAGAAACAGACGAACCAATATTTAACAACAATAAGCCGGCAAAGATCACCCCGGCACCAGTCATTTGCAGCAGTGTTGCCGTTTCGCCAAAAAACAATGTTGAGAAAATCCATACGACCAACATCGCTCCGCCACGCATGATCGCGTAAGCGCGCCCCAAATTATTCTGCGTTAAAGCTTTAGACAGGGTCAGCAGGTAAGTTCCCTCAAAAACTCCCGCAAGAATCGCCCAAATGATCGGTTCACCGGGCAAAAAAACTTGCGACTGCAAAACCATGGCAGCTGCGACGATGTTACTGACTGACATCGCTAAAAACAAAAATGCCTCTTTGTCGCGACTGTGTTTTGCGATGGCATTCCAAGCTGCGTGCAGGAATGCGGATGTTAAAAGAAGGACTGCGCTAGAATTCATGCGCTGACTTTATTAAGAAACCAATCAGTGAGCAAGGGCTGGCTTTGCCGGCCTAAATTGCTTCCTGCAAACAAACTAAACACGAATACTGCTAGTATATTTGATTTGGGGTTAATATTCGGTGGTATTGATATTGAAATAAGGCCTCCCGGTAACCAAATAACAACATTTTATCCCGGGAGTTCTTGTGAAAATGTCAGCAATTTTACTAAGCCTTTTATTTGTCTCTTCAGTTTCTCACGCAAGCCTAGCGTCATCTCAAGTAACTAGCGAAACTCAAGCAGAGGGCATCTTGAGCGTTCATGCATGTTTCAAAGAAGCACTTCAAGACGGAAAAGCGAAGCAAGCCGCAGGCGTGGATATCGATACGATGGATGCATTCATCGCAAAATCATGTCAGCAACAATTGATCGATGCTGAAAACAACAATGGCGTTACGTTGGAACAAATGGCGCGCCTTCTATATAACGTTCAACAAGAACAATAATTTAAAATAAAAAAAGGGCCGGTATTTCTACCGGCCCTTTTGAATCTATTTTTAGATTTCGCTCATCACATTGTTAGTGGTGAGCAACGTTTTGCTGACCTTGATACTGAGCTTTGATTCCGAACTCAGTTTCTTTTTGGATTTTGAAGATCTCTTTTGGATTTTTAACATCCAAAGCGTTGATCAACACTTGATCCACATGGTCTACAAGAACGACTTTCAAGTCTTTCATCACTTCCTTAGGGATGTCCTTAAGATCTTTTTCATTCTCTTTAGGACAGATGATCATCTTGATACCGCCACGGTGAGCTGCAAGAACTTTTTCTTTCAAACCACCGATAGCCATCACTCTACCACGAAGAGAAACTTCACCCGTCATCGCAACTGTGCGTTTCACAGGGATTTTCGTAATCGCTGATACGATTGATGTCGTCAATGCGATACCTGCAGAAGGACCATCCTTAGGAACTGCGCCTTCAGGCAAATGGATGTGAACGTCGATGTTCGAGAAGTATTCTTTATCCAAACCGAACAAAGGACCTCTTGAACGTACGTAGCTCATCGCTGCCGCACAAGACTCTTTCATCACATCACCCAATTGACCCGTCACTGTGAACTTACCTTTACCAGGTACTACGCTCACTTCGACTGCCAACAAGTCACCGCCAACTTCTGTCCAAGCCATACCGTTCGTAAGACCGATTTCGTTTTCCGACTCGATTTGACCGAACTTGAATTTGTGCGGGCCCAGCAACTCAACAAGTTTCTGAGGCGTTACAACGTAACCTTCAGATTTCTTGCTTGTTGTTTCTTTCGTTGAAGTCTTCGCGCCTTTAGCACCTTTTTTCGCAGCTGCCGCAGTTTTCTTACCAGCAGATGCAGTTGCTTCAGCTTTGAAGTTTTCAACTGTTTCACCCATCACGATATCTTTCGCTACCTTACGGCAAACGTTTGCAACTTGTCTTTCCAAGTTACGCACACCTGCTTCGCGAGTGTAGTAGCGGATGATGTCGCGAATCGTTTCATCTTTCACAGTTACTTTGTAGTCTTTCAAACCATGGTTTTCCAATTGTTTTGGAACCAAGTAGTTTTTCGCGATATGGAATTTCTCCTGCTCGATATAACCTTCAAGCTGGATGATTTCCATACGATCCAACAACGGACGAGGGATCGTGTGCAAGCTGTTCGCCGTCGCGATAAACATCACTTTCGAAAGATCGTATTCAACTTCCAAGTAGTGATCTTGGAATGTCGAGTTTTGTTCAGGGTCCAACACTTCAAGCATTGCTGCTGATGGGTCGCCTCTGAAATCATTCGCCATTTTGTCGATTTCATCCAACAACACTAGCGGATTACCTTTATCCACTTTGCGAAGAGCTTGGATGATCTTACCTGGCATCGCACCAACATACGTTTTTCTATGACCGCGGATCTCTGCTTCGTCACGCACGCCACCCAAAGAGATACGCGCAAATGAACGGTTCAAAGATTCTGCGATAGATTTCGCAAGTGATGTTTTACCAACCCCTGGAGGACCCGCAAGACACAAGATAGGGCCTTTCATGTCTTTCGAAATCGAAAGAACAGCTAGGTATTCCAAGATACGGTCTTTAACTTTCTCAAGACCCCAGTGTTCGTCGTCCAAAATGCGTTGAGCATTTTTAAGATCGTGCTTCTCTTCTGAGTAATCCTGCCAAGGAAGTGACAAGATCCAGTCGATGTAGTTACGAACAACTGTCGCTTCAGCCGACATAGGTGACATCATTTTGA containing:
- a CDS encoding ester cyclase; translated protein: MNKKLIENLYQAWNQDDPKKFDDLISEWYTIFSDPGDGWEGKTLDKDTYKTRVQFSRKAFPDLKFSVSQLIEEGDRVAVVWSAEGTQLGDLPGIPATKKKLTFAGQTVYQIKNGKVSGHWQTMDRLGLFMQTRS
- a CDS encoding winged helix-turn-helix domain-containing protein — encoded protein: MNLLLRIFAEREQFEDINSTKEKLQDLVLKEGFELNSKTYYTLAVCASYKGQLDTAMDYLQKALAIALASDSKEDICHAIFGLAMCYSHPKIGRQSDALKEIYNLQVFFQVYQMPELQASSLLLNADILKQMKKYDETIEILWRAYDIIRETRNVVMSNVLMGALADTYFEIGDKDMARTYITLALRSIDQENHRRTARMAKTLADKIGGETQSNFDLIFDEANHAVIEKKIGRIDFKNQFILLDLLRLFVTNQGQIYSKEFLVENVWKQPYDPAIHDNKIYVTIKRLRKLIEPDYEKPKYIFRAKNGYYMNKAARVHFEH
- a CDS encoding EamA family transporter: MNSSAVLLLTSAFLHAAWNAIAKHSRDKEAFLFLAMSVSNIVAAAMVLQSQVFLPGEPIIWAILAGVFEGTYLLTLSKALTQNNLGRAYAIMRGGAMLVVWIFSTLFFGETATLLQMTGAGVIFAGLLLLNIGSSVSTRNTDDQGVPVEKPLWQRVPWSWVCAVCIAGYHLSYHKALHHGAEPRSLFAVAMVISWPFLLLALGRKPSARVKKVWREQKKGIFAVGVFSFLSFVIFLYGLQVSAPGFAISLRNSSIFFAILFSFFLKESLTRVQIIGALTVGLGAIFLSWS
- the lon gene encoding endopeptidase La, producing the protein MSEGKVQQLPLLPLRDLIIFPHMMMPLFVGREKSINALEEAMSKQTDIVLAAQKDAKTNNPEAKDIFAIGTVGTIIQLLRLPDGTVKVLVEGKRRVKIKNFVNNDNFFVVAVENLDEEPTNIVEAQALVRSVKTTFETYVKLNKRIPPEILMRVSTIENPGELADIIVAQLNLKLEDKQTVLEIIDPSKRLEHLLNLMTGEIEILEVEKKIRTRVKKQMERSQKEYYLNEQMQAIQKELGEKDDYQAELQDLEVKCKNKKMSQEAKDKVMKEIKKLKMMSPMSAEATVVRNYIDWILSLPWQDYSEEKHDLKNAQRILDDEHWGLEKVKDRILEYLAVLSISKDMKGPILCLAGPPGVGKTSLAKSIAESLNRSFARISLGGVRDEAEIRGHRKTYVGAMPGKIIQALRKVDKGNPLVLLDEIDKMANDFRGDPSAAMLEVLDPEQNSTFQDHYLEVEYDLSKVMFIATANSLHTIPRPLLDRMEIIQLEGYIEQEKFHIAKNYLVPKQLENHGLKDYKVTVKDETIRDIIRYYTREAGVRNLERQVANVCRKVAKDIVMGETVENFKAEATASAGKKTAAAAKKGAKGAKTSTKETTSKKSEGYVVTPQKLVELLGPHKFKFGQIESENEIGLTNGMAWTEVGGDLLAVEVSVVPGKGKFTVTGQLGDVMKESCAAAMSYVRSRGPLFGLDKEYFSNIDVHIHLPEGAVPKDGPSAGIALTTSIVSAITKIPVKRTVAMTGEVSLRGRVMAIGGLKEKVLAAHRGGIKMIICPKENEKDLKDIPKEVMKDLKVVLVDHVDQVLINALDVKNPKEIFKIQKETEFGIKAQYQGQQNVAHH